The following are encoded in a window of Mustela nigripes isolate SB6536 chromosome 1, MUSNIG.SB6536, whole genome shotgun sequence genomic DNA:
- the ZBTB49 gene encoding zinc finger and BTB domain-containing protein 49 isoform X2, whose product MADSQAPPPPSVTLPHCAGETSKQASDVLDSPCPELPFRQPSYYYKLRNFYSKHYYKQAAGPGHDRTAEQPRAFRTAADLGASDSQPCPSSHPECVLESSEHLPPHFLAPPLSDSAPDPELDSLCQPPTRQLRLKKAIHLKKLNFLKSQKSAERPSDAKPDDSLTKRVECAGANTTEKASSHGAEENEGEDLVHAEHFNCINETERPEEAAALEDQAQMLPSQRQYTCELCGKPFKHPSNLELHKRSHTGEKPFECNICGKHFSQAGNLQTHLRRHSGEKPYICEICGKRFAASGDVQRHIIIHSGEKPHLCDICGRGFSNFSNLKEHKKTHTADKVFTCDECGKSFNMQRKLVKHRIRHTGERPYSCPACGKCFGGSGDLRRHVRTHTGEKPYACDICGKCFTRSAVLRRHKKMHCRPDGAQDTLDGLAHAVEASDLDRSQSSDSFSQDVSVTLMPVAVKLSGHPADDSVTEFDGHTASSFCKFRPTGQPPGVEEPEKLGLDPGQLTKPLRQPAQPPAYAYQDVAAAASEASLQPDSLSLGRSSLAALDNHCGDALGSRGATTPYRNSEGQFFSSMTLWGLAMKTLQNENELDQ is encoded by the exons ATGGCTGACTCCCAAGCTCCCCCTCCGCCATCCGTGACTCTCCCTCACTGTGCAGGCGAGACATCCAAACAAGCGTCCGACGTGCTAGACAGCCCCTGCCCTGAGTTGCCTTTCAGACAGCCGAGTTACTACTACAAGCTCAGAAACTTCTATAGCAAGCACTACTACAAACAGGCTGCGGGTCCCGGCCATGACAGGACGGCTGAGCAGCCCCGCGCTTTCCGCACAGCCGCAGACCTCGGGGCCAGCGACAGCCAGCCTTGCCCCAGCAGTCACCCTGAATGTGTCCTGGAGTCTTCAGAGCACTTGCCTCCCCACTTCTTGGCCCCACCCTTGAGCGACTCAGCCCCAGACCCCGAGTTGGACAGCCTGTGCCAGCCGCCCACCAGACAGCTGAGGCTCAAAAAGGCCATTCACCTTAAGAAGCTAAATTTCCTTAAATCCCAGAAATCGGCAGAGCGGCCCTCCGATGCCAAGCCAGACGACAGCTTAACGAAGAGGGTAGAATGTGCTGGTGCAAATACTACAGAGAAAGCCAGCAGCCACGGTGCTGAAGAAAACGAAGGCGAAGACCTCGTCCATGCTGAGCATTTTAACTGCATTAACGAAACAGAGAGGCCCGAAGAGGCTGCCGCGCTGGAGGACCAGGCCCAGATGCTTCCGTCACAGAGACAGTACACGTGTGAATTGTGTGGGAAACCTTTTAAACACCCAAGCAATTTGGAGCTTCACAAACGGTCACATACAG GTGAGAAACCTTTTGAATGTAACATTTGTGGGAAACATTTCTCTCAG GCAGGTAACTTGCAGACTCACTTACGTCGGCATTCTGGTGAAAAACCATACATCTGCGAGATCTGTGGAAAGAG GTTTGCAGCATCTGGTGATGTCCAGCGTCACATCATTATCCACTCGGGAGAGAAGCCACACTTGTGTGACATCTGTGGGCGAG GGTTCAGTAACTTCAGTAACTTGAAGGAGCACAAGAAGACGCACACGGCCGATAAAGTCTTCACCTGTGATGAGTGCGGCAAGTCCTTCAACATGCAGAGGAAGCTGGTAAAGCACCGGATTCGGCACACAGGGGAGCGGCCCTACAGCTGTCCCGCCTGCG GCAAGTGTTTCGGGGGCTCTGGTGACCTGCGCCGGCATGTGCGTACGCACACCGGGGAGAAGCCATATGCGTGTGACATCTGCGGCAAGTGCTTCACGCGCTCCGCAGTACTCCGGCGGCACAAAAAGATGCACTGCCGGCCCGACGGGGCCCAGGACACGCTTGATGGGCTCGCTCACGCCGTCGAGGCCTCCGACCTGGACAGATCGCAGAGCTCAGACTCCTTTTCCCAGGACGTGTCTGTGACTCTGATGCCCGTGGCAGTCAAGCTCTCCGGGCACCCAGCGGATGATTCAGTGACAGAGTTTGACGGCCACACCGCCAGCTCCTTCTGCAAGTTCCGGCCCACGGGGCAGCCACCCGGAGTGGAAGAGCCAGAGAAGCTGGGGCTGGACCCTGGCCAGCTCACCAAGCCTCTGCGGCAGCCTGCACAGCCTCCGGCCTATGCCTACCAGGATGTGGCCGCTGCGGCCAGCGAGGCTTCACTGCAGCCCGACAGCCTATCTCTGGGCCGCTCGTCCCTGGCCGCACTGGACAACCACTGCGGTGATGCGCTGGGCAGCCGCGGGGCCACCACACCGTACAGGAACTCCGAGGGGCAGTTCTTCTCCAGCATGACACTCTGGGGGCTGGCCATGAAGACGCTGCAGAATGAAAACGAGCTAGACCAGTGA
- the ZBTB49 gene encoding zinc finger and BTB domain-containing protein 49 isoform X1 yields the protein MDSVATHSCHLLQQLHEQRIQGLLCDCMLVVKGVCFKAHKNVLAAFSQYFRSLFQNSSGQKSDVFHLDIKNVSGIGQILDFMYTSHLDLNQDNIQVMLDTAQCLQVQNVLNLCHTFLKSATVEQLPGVACDSTFSLQGALPAEAHCAGSESYPPHLLQECPADVQQSQVMADSQAPPPPSVTLPHCAGETSKQASDVLDSPCPELPFRQPSYYYKLRNFYSKHYYKQAAGPGHDRTAEQPRAFRTAADLGASDSQPCPSSHPECVLESSEHLPPHFLAPPLSDSAPDPELDSLCQPPTRQLRLKKAIHLKKLNFLKSQKSAERPSDAKPDDSLTKRVECAGANTTEKASSHGAEENEGEDLVHAEHFNCINETERPEEAAALEDQAQMLPSQRQYTCELCGKPFKHPSNLELHKRSHTGEKPFECNICGKHFSQAGNLQTHLRRHSGEKPYICEICGKRFAASGDVQRHIIIHSGEKPHLCDICGRGFSNFSNLKEHKKTHTADKVFTCDECGKSFNMQRKLVKHRIRHTGERPYSCPACGKCFGGSGDLRRHVRTHTGEKPYACDICGKCFTRSAVLRRHKKMHCRPDGAQDTLDGLAHAVEASDLDRSQSSDSFSQDVSVTLMPVAVKLSGHPADDSVTEFDGHTASSFCKFRPTGQPPGVEEPEKLGLDPGQLTKPLRQPAQPPAYAYQDVAAAASEASLQPDSLSLGRSSLAALDNHCGDALGSRGATTPYRNSEGQFFSSMTLWGLAMKTLQNENELDQ from the exons ATGGACTCAGTGGCTACTCACAGCTGCCATCTCCTCCAGCAGCTGCATGAGCAGCGCATTCAAGGCCTGCTTTGTGACTGTATGTTGGTCGTGAAAGGAGTGTGCTTTAAAGCACATAAGAATGTTCTAGCAGCATTCAGTCAGTATTTTAG GAGCCTCTTTCAGAACTCTTCAGGCCAAAAAAGTGATGTTTTTCACTTGGATATTAAAAATGTGAGTGGCATTGGGCAGATCCTGGACTTCATGTACACCTCTCACCTAGATCTTAACCAGGACAATATACAAGTAATGTTGGACACAGCCCAGTGTTTGCAAGTTCAGAATGTTCTGAATCTGtgtcacacatttttaaaatcagccaCTGTGGAGCAGCTCCCAGGCGTGGCTTGTGACAGCACGTTCTCCCTGCAGGGTGCTCTGCCTGCAGAAGCGCACTGTGCCGGGAGTGAAAGCTACCCTCCTCATTTGCTGCAGGAGTGTCCCGCCGATGTCCAGCAGAGTCAGGTTATGGCTGACTCCCAAGCTCCCCCTCCGCCATCCGTGACTCTCCCTCACTGTGCAGGCGAGACATCCAAACAAGCGTCCGACGTGCTAGACAGCCCCTGCCCTGAGTTGCCTTTCAGACAGCCGAGTTACTACTACAAGCTCAGAAACTTCTATAGCAAGCACTACTACAAACAGGCTGCGGGTCCCGGCCATGACAGGACGGCTGAGCAGCCCCGCGCTTTCCGCACAGCCGCAGACCTCGGGGCCAGCGACAGCCAGCCTTGCCCCAGCAGTCACCCTGAATGTGTCCTGGAGTCTTCAGAGCACTTGCCTCCCCACTTCTTGGCCCCACCCTTGAGCGACTCAGCCCCAGACCCCGAGTTGGACAGCCTGTGCCAGCCGCCCACCAGACAGCTGAGGCTCAAAAAGGCCATTCACCTTAAGAAGCTAAATTTCCTTAAATCCCAGAAATCGGCAGAGCGGCCCTCCGATGCCAAGCCAGACGACAGCTTAACGAAGAGGGTAGAATGTGCTGGTGCAAATACTACAGAGAAAGCCAGCAGCCACGGTGCTGAAGAAAACGAAGGCGAAGACCTCGTCCATGCTGAGCATTTTAACTGCATTAACGAAACAGAGAGGCCCGAAGAGGCTGCCGCGCTGGAGGACCAGGCCCAGATGCTTCCGTCACAGAGACAGTACACGTGTGAATTGTGTGGGAAACCTTTTAAACACCCAAGCAATTTGGAGCTTCACAAACGGTCACATACAG GTGAGAAACCTTTTGAATGTAACATTTGTGGGAAACATTTCTCTCAG GCAGGTAACTTGCAGACTCACTTACGTCGGCATTCTGGTGAAAAACCATACATCTGCGAGATCTGTGGAAAGAG GTTTGCAGCATCTGGTGATGTCCAGCGTCACATCATTATCCACTCGGGAGAGAAGCCACACTTGTGTGACATCTGTGGGCGAG GGTTCAGTAACTTCAGTAACTTGAAGGAGCACAAGAAGACGCACACGGCCGATAAAGTCTTCACCTGTGATGAGTGCGGCAAGTCCTTCAACATGCAGAGGAAGCTGGTAAAGCACCGGATTCGGCACACAGGGGAGCGGCCCTACAGCTGTCCCGCCTGCG GCAAGTGTTTCGGGGGCTCTGGTGACCTGCGCCGGCATGTGCGTACGCACACCGGGGAGAAGCCATATGCGTGTGACATCTGCGGCAAGTGCTTCACGCGCTCCGCAGTACTCCGGCGGCACAAAAAGATGCACTGCCGGCCCGACGGGGCCCAGGACACGCTTGATGGGCTCGCTCACGCCGTCGAGGCCTCCGACCTGGACAGATCGCAGAGCTCAGACTCCTTTTCCCAGGACGTGTCTGTGACTCTGATGCCCGTGGCAGTCAAGCTCTCCGGGCACCCAGCGGATGATTCAGTGACAGAGTTTGACGGCCACACCGCCAGCTCCTTCTGCAAGTTCCGGCCCACGGGGCAGCCACCCGGAGTGGAAGAGCCAGAGAAGCTGGGGCTGGACCCTGGCCAGCTCACCAAGCCTCTGCGGCAGCCTGCACAGCCTCCGGCCTATGCCTACCAGGATGTGGCCGCTGCGGCCAGCGAGGCTTCACTGCAGCCCGACAGCCTATCTCTGGGCCGCTCGTCCCTGGCCGCACTGGACAACCACTGCGGTGATGCGCTGGGCAGCCGCGGGGCCACCACACCGTACAGGAACTCCGAGGGGCAGTTCTTCTCCAGCATGACACTCTGGGGGCTGGCCATGAAGACGCTGCAGAATGAAAACGAGCTAGACCAGTGA
- the LYAR gene encoding cell growth-regulating nucleolar protein codes for MVFFTCNACGESVKKVQVEKHVAICRNCECLSCIDCGKDFWGDDYKNHVKCISEEQKYGGKGYEGKTHKGDIKQQAWIQKINELIKRPNVSPKVRELLEQISGFDNVPRKKAKFQNWMKNSLKVHNESILEQVWNIFSEASSNEAVSKGQDRQPLTQAVSPPRAELSAKVPASGTSDSTEKQAEVKKNKRERKEERQKNRKKEKKELKLENHQENSKNQKPKKHKTAQAAGGEALRSAGKKSQRKVGEVEGAADRAKDGAGACAGDAEEEPTKARPAKRKQKHLEDDTDYKKKKRKFSGPPQGGEPENHEAPTKGKFNWKGTIKAVLRQAPDNEVAIKKLRKKVLAQYYAVTNEHHKSEEELLTIFNKKISKNPTFKLLKDKVKLLK; via the exons atggtattttttacgTGCAATGCATGTGGTGAATCAGTGAAGAAAGTACAAGTAGAAAAGCATGTGGCTATTTGCAGAAACTGTGAATGCCTGTCTTGCATTGACTGCGGTAAAGATTTCTG GGGCGATGACTACAAAAACCATGTGAAGTGCATCAGTGAAGAACAGAAGTATGGTGGCAAAGGTTACGAAGGTAAAACCCACAAAGGCGATATTAAACAGCAGGCATGGATTCAG aaaattaatgaattaataaaaagacCCAATGTCAGCCCCAAAGTGAGAGAACTTTTAGAGCAAATTAGTGGTTTTGACAACGTTCCCaggaaaaaggcaaaatttcaG AATTGGATGAAGAACAGTTTAAAAGTTCATAATGAATCTATTCTGGAACAGGTGTGGAATATCTTTTCTGAAGCTTCCAGCAAT GAAGCAGTCAGTAAGGGTCAAGACCGGCAGCCCCTCACCCAGGCGGTCAGTCCACCCCGCGCAGAGCTCTCTGCTAAGGTGCCAGCTTCTGGAACAAGTGACAGCACAGAAAAGCAAGCAGAGGTGAagaagaataagagagaaaggaaggaagaaaggcagaagaataggaaaaaagagaagaaagaactaaaattagAAAACCACCAAGAGAACTCGAAGAATCAAAAGCCTAAGAAGCACAAAACAGCCCAGGCGGCTGGAGGGGAAGCCCTGAGGTCTGCAGGGAAGAAAAGCCAGAGAAAGGTGGGCGAGGTGGAGGGGGCTGCTGACAGGGCAAAGGATGGAGCTGGGGCCTGTGCAGGAGACGCCGAGGAGGAGCCCACAAAAGCTCGGCCTGcgaagagaaagcagaagcactTGGAAG ATGACACAgattataagaagaaaaagagaaagttctcAGGACCTCCGCAGGGCGGAGAACCAGAAAACCATGAGGCTCCTACAAAAG gtaAATTCAACTGGAAGGGAACCATTAAAGCAGTTCTGAGACAGGCCCCAGACAATGAAGTAGCCATCAAAAAGCTAAGGAAAAAG GTTTTAGCTCAGTATTATGCAGTGACGAATGAGCATCACAAGTCTGAAGAGGAGCTCCTGACCATCTTTAacaagaaaatcagcaagaaccCCACCTTTAAGTTACTAAAGGACAAAGTCAAGCttttgaaatga